A genomic region of Brienomyrus brachyistius isolate T26 chromosome 6, BBRACH_0.4, whole genome shotgun sequence contains the following coding sequences:
- the bsx gene encoding brain-specific homeobox protein homolog, protein MNLNYTSPVPQMPAQRSTSFFIEDILLHKPKPLREVFHTPFSSSLASRMPLLEYGYPLMPTPILAPHPHHPLHKPEHHPYFFTSGMQVPALFQHHPEMPGKHCRRRKARTVFSDSQLSGLEKRFEIQRYLSTPERVELATALSLSETQVKTWFQNRRMKHKKQLRKTQDDQKNPNDLHRSLESENESSEKKLEEVKTAMNQDSYMLEENEDDVDIEDDDICSPEQLL, encoded by the exons ATGAATCTGAACTACACGTCCCCGGTCCCTCAGATGCCTGCCCAGAGGTCAACGTCGTTTTTCATCGAAGACATTTTACTGCATAAACCCAAACCTTTGAGAGAGGTGTTTCACACGCCGTTTTCCAGCTCACTAGCATCCCGGATGCCACTTCTAGAATATGGATATCCCCTGATGCCAACCCCGATACTAGCGCCCCATCCTCACCATCCTCTTCACAAACCCGAACATCACCCTTATTTCTTTACCTCGG GCATGCAAGTCCCGGCTTTATTTCAACATCATCCAGAGATGCCTGGCAAACACTGCAGACGCAGAAAGGCCCGGACTGTCTTCTCGGACTCTCAGTTATCTGGGCTGGAAAAGAGGTTTGAAATTCAGCGTTACCTTTCGACCCCGGAACGAGTGGAGTTGGCCACAGCTTTAAGTCTCTCAGAAACCCAG GTTAAAACTTGGTTTCAAAATAGAAGGATGAAGCATAAAAAACAGCTAAGAAAAACGCAGGACGACCAGAAAAATCCAAATGACTTGCACCGATCCTTGGAAAGTGAAAACGAAAGCAGTGAGAAAAAATTGGAAGAGGTTAAAACTGCAATGAACCAGGACTCATACATGCTCGAAGAAAATGAAGATGATGTCGATATTGAAGATGATGATATTTGCTCCCCGGAACAGCTATTATAA